From the Lolium rigidum isolate FL_2022 chromosome 2, APGP_CSIRO_Lrig_0.1, whole genome shotgun sequence genome, one window contains:
- the LOC124687758 gene encoding serine/threonine-protein phosphatase 6 regulatory ankyrin repeat subunit A-like, whose product MARSCYFPLRWESTGDQWWYASPIDWAAADGHYDIVRQLLHLDPNLLIKLTSLRRIRRLETLWDDDARFVDAPRHRASVARSLLLECECKHGAENTLLRAGYGGWLLYTAASAGDMGFVQELLDRDPLLVFGEGEYGVTDMFYAAARGRNAEVFRMLLDHAMSPRFSTNCRDGDGANGVGGAGGRTSVFRLEMMSRAVHAAARGGSVRMLKDLIDGRSDVSAYLDIRGSTVLHAAAGRGQLEVVKYLMASFDVINSTDNQGNTALHVAAYRGHLPVVNALVAASPSALSAVNNAGDTFLHSAIAGFRTPGFRRLDRQLELTRHLVRERAADVQKIINLRNEAGLTALHMAVVGCVHPDLVELLMTTPSIDLNVEDADGMTPLALLKEQLRSTTSERLIKQIVSAGGVLSSSVMRTRSAVVSQIKMRGGIAISPGTMFKISDAEIFLYSGIGATESRRASSCSSDGKCDAAHAETNGEGGDENHGLSEKRLSSASRAKDRLKMMLQWPRHRGKMSRTSRKSEGSSPLDTIKKLNKHVAETPTPLRQAYTTKTTTLNNKRTLAIKSSTPTSATKKKLNSKLIHGIIEAMPHLASSSTSTRSPPSTLPRSSMSSAAPPSTKLKDICFEEDESSMMTPPYGKLKDIILDNSNGTDDPSCSNSSFADDGISVAARKNHGCGNGRLINICFGAQGLTVEDSVSGQQTSKMFKQQGLGVS is encoded by the exons ATGGCGCGGTCCTGCTACTTCCCGCTCCGGTGGGAGAGCACCGGCGACCAGTGGTGGTACGCCTCGCCCATCGActgggcggcggccgacggccacTACGACATCGTGCGCCAGCTGCTGCACCTCGACCCCAACCTCCTCATCAAGCTCACCTCGCTCCGCCGGATCCGCCGCCTCGAGACCCTCTGGGACGACGACGCCCGCTTCGTCGACGCGCCGCGGCACCGGGCGTCCGTCGCCCGGAGCCTGCTGCTGGAGTGCGAGTGCAAGCACGGCGCCGAGAACACGCTGCTCCGGGCCGGCTACGGCGGGTGGCTGCTCTACACGGCGGCGTCCGCGGGGGACATGGGCTTCGTGCAGGAGCTGCTGGACAGGGACCCGCTGCTCGTCTTCGGCGAGGGCGAGTACGGCGTCACGGACATGTTCTACGCGGCGGCCAGGGGCAGGAACGCCGAGGTGTTCAGGATGCTGCTGGACCACGCCATGTCCCCGAGGTTCTCGACGAATTGCCGCGACGGGGATGGCGCGAATGGGGTTGGTGGCGCCGGCGGTCGCACCTCGGTGTTCCGGCTGGAGATGATGAGCAGAGCTGTCCACGCCGCCGCGAGAGGAGGGAGCGTAAGGATGCTCAAGGACCTCATCGACGGTCGCTCCGACGTGTCGGCGTACCTTGATATCCGTGGATCCACCGTGCTTCATGCTGCTGCTGGGAGAGGGCAGCTGGAG GTTGTCAAGTACCTCATGGCATCTTTCGACGTAATCAACTCAACTGACAATCAAGGGAACACTGCATTACATGTAGCAGCCTACCGAGGGCATCTGCCTGTTGTAAATGCACTGGTTGCTGCATCTCCATCAGCCTTGTCAGCTGTCAACAATGCAGGCGATACGTTCCTCCACTCAGCAATCGCAGGATTCAGAACCCCGGGATTTCGACGGCTCGACCGCCAGCTTGAGCTCACGAGGCATCTGGTACGAGAAAGAGCTGCAGATGTCCAGAAGATCATCAACCTGAGAAACGAAGCAGGCCTTACCGCCCTTCACATGGCTGTGGTTGGCTGCGTGCATCCGGACCTCGTCGAGCTCCTGATGACCACGCCGTCGATCGACCTTAATGTCGAAGATGCTGACGGCATGACCCCGCTCGCGCTGCTGAAGGAGCAGCTACGGTCAACCACTTCGGAGAGGCTGATCAAGCAGATAGTCTCTGCGGGAGGGGTGCTGAGCTCGAGTGTGATGAGGACCCGGTCGGCGGTTGTTTCGCAGATaaagatgcgaggagggatcgcgatCAGTCCTGGCACCATGTTCAAGATATCTGATGCCGAGATATTCTTGTACTCGGGGATCGGCGCGACGGAGTCTCGGAGAGCTAGCTCATGCTCCAGCGATGGCAAGTGTGATGCTGCACATGCAGAGACGAACGGTGAAGGTGGTGATGAGAACCATGGGTTGTCGGAGAAGAGGCTGAGCTCTGCGAGCCGAGCAAAGGACCGTCTCAAGATGATGCTGCAGTGGCCTCGTCACAGGGGGAAGATGTCGAGGACGTCGAGGAAATCCGAGGGCAGCAGCCCGCTGGACACCATCAAGAAGCTGAACAAGCACGTCGCCGAGACCCCGACTCCGCTTAGGCAGGCATACACCACCAAGACGACGACGCTCAACAACAAGCGCACGCTCGCCATCAAGAGCTCCACCCCGACCTCAGCCACCAAGAAGAAGCTCAACTCGAAGCTCATCCACGGCATCATAGAGGCCATGCCGCATCTGGCATCATCGTCGACGTCCACCCGGTCCCCACCAAGTACCCTCCCGAGGTCCTCCATGTCCTCCGCCGCGCCACCATCAACCAAGCTGAAGGACATCTGCTTCGAAGAAGACGAGAGCTCGATGATGACACCGCCCTATGGTAAGCTCAAGGACATCATCCTGGACAACAGCAACGGCACAGACGACCCGTCATGCTCAAACTCGTCTTTCGCCGACGATGGAATCAGCGTGGCAGCCCGGAAGAACCATGGCTGCGGGAACGGGAGGCTGATCAATATCTGCTTCGGCGCACAGGGGCTCACCGTGGAGGACTCGGTGAGCGGGCAGCAGACGAGCAAGATGTTCAAGCAGCAGGGCCTGGGGGTGTCCTGA
- the LOC124692650 gene encoding transcription factor GTE10-like: protein MTPTVLVDYGPQRQIKRSYDEISYRAASAPRGYAETVGESGSPVRVDSEDSSAPKRKCISLNSDGAFVLKRETFVPSKLSSSERRYLRKRFRSELDSVRDLLKKPEFSTIVPVVSRAPAFSSSAAPRPKKVQRGSHVVRGAKGRFLPTKPRPEASAAATALPEATVMKQCEAILKKLMTQKCSHIFNVPVDVEKLNIPDYNDIIKHPMDLGTIKAKLDSGAYTSPSDFAAEVRLTFNNAITYNPRGHAVHDMAIQLNKMFEARWKTVEKKLASAPAKPHVEVARADSKRRKTPPVDRSDLSMEGVRPTEAAMPKMTDAEKESFGNCLATLFEDPDQLPGHIIDLLQQDIPSNPDEAGDGEVEVDIHALSDDVLVELKKRVDKFLQERDQQHTKSEPSENEAVGVSGLSHSSTDPCKGGEPIEEDVDICGNTSPILIEKDPQIKASKLGSPSSSSSDSGSSSSDSDSGSDSESESEKVGSPAKLAKDVMVPEQPAEQEKSDVISPVDANQNAADAELREQGNESKAAPEGENAKPDSQVSPDKLLRAALLRSRYADVIVKAHGVLSQGEGGDTQEELEKLQKEEKARLLAEGNAAMEARRAEAEAESKRKRDLEREKARQALQEMERTVEINDNVHPKDLEMLGTATTEHIVSSVDETSPEHSQDGMPSFLPGSGSMLEKLGLFMKVDDEEDEEEEPSVPSSNDGEEEEPNVNSSKDGEEEEPNVTSCKDGEQEEPNVTNSKDGEEEEPNVTSSKDWEEEEPNVTSSKDGEEEEPNVTSSNDGEQGGIN, encoded by the exons ATGACACCGACGGTGCTCGTGGACTACGGGCCGCAGCGGCAGATTAAACGGAGCTACGACGAGATATCCTACAGGGCCGCCTCCGCGCCCCGCGGCTACGCGGAGACCGTCGGCGAGTCGGGCAGCCCCGTGCGCGTCGACTCGGAGGACTCCTCCGCGCCCAAGCGCAAGTGCATCAGCCTCAACAGCGACGGCGCCTTCGTGCTCAAGCGCGAGACATTCGTCCCCTCCAAGCTCTCGTCGTCCGAGCGCCGCTACCTCCGCAAGAGGTTCCGGTCCGAGCTCGATTCCGTCCGGGATCTCCTCAAGAAGCCCGAGTTCTCGACCATTGTCCCTGTCGTCAGCAGGGCGCCCGCGTTCTCGTCGTCGGCCGCCCCTCGGCCCAAGAAGGTGCAGCGGGGCAGCCACGTGGTCCGTGGCGCCAAGGGGCGCTTCCTGCCCACCAAGCCCCGCCCCGAAGCCTCCGCCGCGGCGACGGCGTTGCCCGAGGCCACGGTCATGAAGCAGTGCGAGGCCATTCTCAAGAAGCTCATGACTCAGAAGTGTAGCCATATTTTCAATGTTCCCGTCGATGTGGAGAAGCTCAACATTCCGGATTATAACGACATTATCAAGCACCCCATGGACCTCGGGACgatcaaggccaagctggactcTGGTGCCTACACGAGCCCGTCTGATTTCGCAGCGGAGGTTCGCCTCACCTTCAACAATGCGATAACGTATAATCCCCGCGGGCATGCGGTGCACGATATGGCCATTCAGCTCAACAAAATGTTTGAGGCTAGATGGAAGACGGTCGAGAAGAAGTTGGCTTCTGCCCCTGCTAAGCCACATGTTGAGGTTGCCAGGGCTGACTCCAAGAGGAGAAAGACCCCTCCTGTGGACCGCAGTGACCTGTCAATGGAGGGTGTCAGGCCAACCGAGGCTGCCATGCCAAAGATGACGGACGCCGAGAAAGAATCCTTTGGAAACTGCCTGGCTACTTTGTTTGAGGATCCAGACCAGTTGCCTGGTCACATCATTGATTTGTTGCAGCAGGATATTCCTAGCAATCCTGATGAGGCTGGCGATGGGGAGGTAGAGGTCGACATCCATGCACTCAGTGATGACGTACTAGTAGAGCTGAAGAAGCGCGTCGACAAGTTTTTGCAAGAGAGAGATCAGCAGCATACAAAATCCGAGCCTTCGGAGAATGAGGCCGTGGGCGTATCTGGCCTCAGTCACTCGTCCACAGATCCCTGCAAAG GTGGTGAGCCTATCGAGGAGGATGTGGACATTTGTGGCAATACATCCCCGATACTGATAGAGAAGGATCCACAAATCAAAGCTAGCAAACTTGGTAGCCCAAGTAGTTCCAGCAGTGACTCTGGATCTTCGTCCAGCG ATTCTGACTCTGGCAGTGACTCCGAAAGTGAATCGGAAAAAGTTGGTAGCCCAGCAAAGCTTGCAAAG GATGTTATGGTGCCTGAACAACCCGCAGAGCAAGAAAAGAGTGATGTCATTAGTCCTGTTGATGCTAACC AAAATGCTGCTGATGCTGAACTTCGTGAGCAGGGCAACGAGTCTAAGGCTGCACCGGAGG GGGAGAATGCAAAGCCTGATAGCCAAGTCTCCCCTGATAAGCTCTTACGAGCAGCTCTTTTGAGGAGCCGTTATGCTGATGTAATTGTGAAAGCTCATGGGGTTCTTAGCCAG GGTGAGGGTGGAGATACACAGGAGGAGCTGGAGAAACTGCAGAAGGAAG AAAAAGCACGGCTTTTGGCTGAAGGTAATGCAGCTATGGAAGCTCGCAGAGCTGAAGCTGAAGCCGAATCTAAGCGTAAGCGTGACCTCGAGAGGGAGAAGGCTCGTCAGGCCTTGCAGGAG ATGGAGAGAACTGTAGAAATTAATGACAACGTCCATCCCAAGGACCTAGAAATGCTTGGGACAGCTACTACAGAGCATATTGTGAGCTCCGTTGATGAGACAAGTCCTGAGCACTCCCAGGATGGCATGCCTAGTTTTCTTCCTGGTTCCGGCAGCATGTTGGAAAAACTTGGACTGTTTATGAAAGtagatgatgaagaagacgaggaagaggagCCAAGTGTTCCCAGTAGCAACGATGGGGAGGAAGAAGAGCCAAATGTTAACAGTAGCAAAGATGGGGAGGAAGAAGAGCCAAATGTTACCAGTTGCAAAGATGGGGAGCAAGAAGAGCCAAATGTTACCAATAGCAAAGATGGGGAGGAAGAAGAGCCAAATGTTACCAGTAGCAAGGATTGGGAGGAAGAAGAGCCAAATGTTACCAGTAGCAAGGATGGGGAGGAAGAAGAGCCAAATGTTACCAGTAGCAATGATGGGGAGCAAGGAGGAATCAACTAA